In a genomic window of Halobiforma lacisalsi AJ5:
- a CDS encoding YccF domain-containing protein — MTQRSFLVRAIWFVFVGWWLTPIVVNIAWALNVTVILAPIGIKLINLVPTVLTLQEPRSRRGPGESSVRLEAGDGTTQHSLPVRALYFVFVGWWLSFLWANLAALLAMTIIGLPVAIWLANRLPYVTSLYRFHG, encoded by the coding sequence ATGACACAGCGGTCGTTTCTCGTTCGAGCGATCTGGTTCGTTTTCGTCGGCTGGTGGCTGACGCCGATCGTCGTCAACATCGCGTGGGCGCTGAACGTGACGGTAATCCTCGCGCCGATCGGGATCAAACTGATCAACCTCGTGCCGACGGTGCTCACGCTCCAGGAACCCCGCTCTCGACGGGGGCCAGGGGAATCGTCCGTGCGCCTCGAGGCCGGCGACGGGACTACCCAGCACTCGCTTCCGGTGCGTGCACTCTACTTCGTGTTCGTCGGCTGGTGGCTCAGTTTCCTCTGGGCGAACCTCGCGGCGCTGCTCGCGATGACGATCATCGGGTTGCCGGTCGCGATCTGGCTGGCGAACCGGCTTCCGTACGTCACGTCGCTGTACCGGTTCCACGGCTGA
- a CDS encoding MFS transporter — translation MAVPRTVRWTYYLYRATTSSGFIVPISVLYLLDRGYGLEFVALAQATFSITLVATQVPSGYLADRIGRRSTLVLGTVLRTVGLAGYLLVDFAAGYLALKVFVGSAWAFRSGTADAWLYELLGIYGEPDEFARLEGRGSTLLFTTSAASAVIGGVLYGVSPELPFLVNAALAALGLPLLVALPKTGKGAGSATDCPGPDPGHDHDPDRDPDRDNEPNRHRLRDGLRSLRREFTRPAVGWVVVYTGLLFLLFDLSRTFEQPALEAVGLPVAGLGVLYAGFKLVSAGAASTVGWLQDRLGTRRTLALAAPVLGAAYVVPLFVPAAIVPALFLYRSSRAVLRPIRNQYLNDRLGDTDRATVLSGVSMVSSLAAAAARVVGGELAAIAGPIRFLAFAGGGLALAAGALWLTVSPVRGAGDSSDGEAERRIAADSGD, via the coding sequence ATGGCCGTCCCACGGACCGTCCGCTGGACGTACTACCTCTATCGGGCGACAACCTCATCCGGGTTCATCGTCCCGATCAGCGTCCTCTACCTCCTCGATCGCGGATACGGTCTCGAGTTCGTCGCGCTCGCACAGGCGACGTTCTCCATCACGCTCGTCGCCACGCAGGTTCCGTCGGGCTACCTCGCCGACCGGATCGGTCGTCGCTCGACGCTCGTCCTGGGAACGGTTCTGCGCACCGTCGGGCTGGCAGGCTACCTGCTCGTCGATTTCGCCGCCGGCTACCTCGCGTTGAAGGTGTTCGTCGGCTCCGCGTGGGCGTTTCGCTCCGGAACGGCCGACGCCTGGCTCTACGAACTACTGGGAATCTACGGCGAACCGGACGAGTTCGCCCGCCTCGAGGGACGGGGCAGCACGCTGCTTTTCACGACGTCGGCGGCGAGTGCGGTGATCGGCGGCGTCCTGTACGGAGTGAGCCCGGAACTCCCGTTTCTCGTCAACGCCGCGCTGGCCGCGCTCGGGCTTCCGCTGCTCGTGGCGTTGCCAAAGACCGGAAAAGGGGCCGGGTCGGCGACCGATTGCCCTGGCCCTGACCCGGGCCACGACCACGATCCCGACCGCGACCCTGACCGCGACAACGAACCCAACCGACACCGACTCCGGGATGGCCTCCGGTCGCTCCGGCGGGAATTCACCCGTCCCGCAGTGGGATGGGTCGTCGTCTACACCGGGTTGCTCTTCCTGCTCTTCGACCTCTCGCGTACGTTCGAACAGCCGGCGCTCGAGGCTGTCGGCCTCCCCGTCGCCGGGCTGGGCGTGCTGTACGCCGGGTTCAAACTCGTGTCGGCGGGAGCCGCCTCGACCGTCGGCTGGCTTCAGGATCGACTCGGCACGCGACGAACGCTGGCGCTGGCCGCGCCGGTACTGGGAGCAGCCTACGTCGTCCCCCTGTTCGTTCCGGCCGCGATCGTTCCGGCGCTGTTCCTCTACCGGAGTTCGCGAGCCGTACTCCGACCGATCCGCAACCAGTATCTCAACGACAGACTGGGCGATACGGACCGCGCGACCGTCCTTTCCGGCGTGTCAATGGTGTCGTCCCTCGCGGCGGCCGCAGCGAGGGTCGTCGGCGGCGAACTCGCCGCGATCGCGGGACCGATCCGATTTCTCGCGTTCGCCGGCGGTGGCCTCGCGCTCGCGGCGGGCGCCCTCTGGCTGACCGTTTCGCCTGTCCGAGGTGCAGGCGACTCGAGCGACGGCGAGGCCGAGCGAAGAATCGCCGCCGACAGTGGTGACTGA
- a CDS encoding NADPH-dependent FMN reductase, with protein sequence MKDDVYIVGLCGSLAPDSGTRVIVREALAAAERAGAETTLVDLREYDLPMFEPHRPDAGDAPELRRHVDRADGVVLGTPMYHGTVSSPLKTALDYCGGDEFEETTVGLAAVAGGSFPTPALEHLRSVARALGAWTLPHQVGIPDSHERFADGELVDDDLRERTRRLGRELVDYAGVTSYPEVAEKPIEAQSTP encoded by the coding sequence ATGAAGGACGACGTATATATCGTCGGTCTCTGCGGCAGTCTGGCACCCGACAGCGGTACTCGAGTCATCGTTCGCGAAGCGCTTGCGGCCGCCGAACGCGCAGGTGCGGAGACGACGCTCGTCGACTTGCGGGAGTACGATCTGCCGATGTTCGAACCGCACCGCCCCGACGCGGGTGATGCGCCGGAGCTCAGGCGGCACGTCGACCGTGCGGACGGGGTCGTCCTCGGCACGCCGATGTACCACGGAACGGTTAGCTCGCCGCTCAAGACGGCGCTCGATTACTGCGGCGGGGACGAGTTCGAGGAAACGACCGTCGGACTCGCGGCCGTCGCCGGCGGCTCGTTCCCGACGCCGGCGCTCGAGCATCTCCGGTCGGTCGCCCGGGCGCTCGGCGCGTGGACGCTCCCCCATCAGGTCGGGATTCCCGACTCCCACGAGCGGTTCGCCGACGGCGAACTGGTCGACGACGACCTCCGGGAGCGTACCCGCCGACTCGGCCGTGAACTCGTCGACTACGCGGGAGTAACGTCCTACCCGGAGGTCGCCGAGAAGCCGATCGAGGCCCAGTCGACACCGTAG
- a CDS encoding DUF7351 domain-containing protein, which yields MTERSAERTYGSLPPDEALALLGNEVRAKILHTLSEARGGRGPPPVLPFSELRERTDGSVESSRFNYHLQQLVGTFVERVDPRAEAGADDAQPVSEMAATDEEGFRLRPEGTTMVRTIRAWSVAGEATVEPFDLEQSCHHCGGSIRAQYRNAIFAIQCADCEYLYDYNLTPPGILNGPDDRLLERVAAYNRQQRFAFAQGTCPLCGGGVDAEFLEPETTGYPRGDLRSTIVRRGCSHCGNKDTLTTGEFLLGESEVIAFCRRRGLDLMDTPIWEVEFAATDRRTTVEATDPWRVTTAVELDGEALECTVDETLEVVDRERY from the coding sequence ATGACCGAACGCTCGGCGGAGCGAACGTACGGATCGCTGCCGCCAGACGAGGCGCTCGCACTGCTCGGAAACGAGGTCAGAGCGAAGATCCTTCACACACTGAGCGAAGCCCGCGGTGGACGCGGACCGCCGCCGGTCCTGCCGTTCTCGGAACTCCGCGAACGGACCGACGGCTCCGTCGAGAGCAGTCGCTTCAACTACCACCTCCAGCAACTCGTGGGCACCTTCGTCGAGCGGGTCGATCCCCGTGCCGAGGCAGGGGCCGACGACGCGCAACCGGTATCCGAGATGGCGGCCACCGACGAGGAGGGGTTTCGCCTCCGGCCGGAGGGGACGACGATGGTCCGGACGATCCGGGCCTGGTCCGTCGCCGGGGAGGCGACCGTCGAGCCGTTCGATCTCGAGCAGTCCTGTCATCACTGTGGCGGGTCGATCCGGGCACAGTACCGCAACGCCATCTTCGCCATCCAGTGTGCCGACTGCGAGTACCTGTACGATTACAATCTCACACCCCCCGGGATCCTGAACGGCCCGGACGATCGGCTCCTCGAGCGGGTCGCGGCGTACAACCGTCAGCAACGGTTCGCGTTCGCGCAGGGAACGTGTCCGCTCTGTGGCGGCGGGGTCGATGCGGAGTTTCTGGAGCCGGAAACGACGGGATATCCGCGCGGCGACCTCCGATCGACGATCGTTCGGCGCGGCTGCTCGCACTGTGGAAACAAGGACACGCTCACGACCGGCGAGTTCCTGCTCGGCGAGAGCGAGGTGATCGCGTTCTGTCGGCGACGGGGTCTCGACCTCATGGACACTCCGATCTGGGAGGTGGAGTTCGCCGCGACGGATCGGCGAACGACGGTCGAAGCGACCGACCCGTGGCGGGTCACGACCGCCGTCGAACTGGACGGGGAGGCCCTCGAGTGTACTGTAGACGAGACGCTCGAGGTCGTCGACCGGGAGCGGTACTGA
- a CDS encoding glutamate-cysteine ligase family protein, with translation MNTSLEAEYWVVDDDGELVPPGTLLELSDRIDPEFVEPMIELKTTPCATMAELRAEFRDLLGAVVEAAHERDKRLVPLATPLHATPSEIPYRDKRGTDLQRRIVGPTFDDARVCAGTHFHFERADSSDRVADQLNALTAIDPAFTLVNSASHYRGERILECARPYLYRRSCYDACPEQGQLWPYVESVDEWERRLESAYDRFRERALERGVDPAAFDDEFDPYDTVWTPVRLREEVPTVEWRSPDAALPGQTFRLAETVRSIVDRAATAGTVVDVEDGRRVGVGMGVSGEGPVQLPAFETVEEITDAAIRDGMADDGVRSYLRDLGFSPEAYDPLANRLPDSRLTKPEAKRLRLEAASELEREVGKRPARA, from the coding sequence ATGAATACGAGTCTCGAGGCGGAGTACTGGGTCGTCGACGACGACGGCGAACTGGTACCGCCCGGAACACTGCTCGAACTCTCGGATCGGATCGATCCGGAGTTCGTCGAACCGATGATCGAACTGAAGACGACGCCGTGCGCGACGATGGCGGAACTGCGTGCGGAGTTTCGCGACCTGCTGGGCGCCGTCGTCGAGGCTGCCCACGAACGGGACAAGCGGCTCGTCCCGCTGGCGACGCCGCTGCACGCCACGCCGTCGGAGATCCCCTACCGGGACAAGCGCGGCACCGACCTCCAGCGCCGGATCGTCGGTCCGACCTTCGACGACGCCCGCGTCTGTGCGGGCACCCACTTCCACTTCGAACGGGCGGACTCGAGCGACCGCGTCGCCGACCAGCTCAACGCCCTGACCGCTATCGATCCCGCGTTCACTCTCGTCAACAGTGCGTCCCACTACCGCGGAGAGCGGATCCTCGAGTGCGCCCGCCCGTACCTCTACCGGCGGTCGTGTTACGACGCCTGCCCCGAGCAGGGACAGCTGTGGCCCTACGTCGAAAGCGTCGACGAGTGGGAGCGCCGGCTCGAGTCCGCCTACGACCGGTTCCGCGAGCGCGCGCTCGAGCGCGGCGTCGATCCCGCGGCGTTCGACGACGAGTTCGATCCCTACGACACGGTCTGGACGCCGGTCCGACTCCGGGAAGAAGTACCGACCGTGGAGTGGCGATCGCCCGACGCGGCACTGCCCGGGCAGACGTTCCGGCTGGCGGAGACGGTCCGTTCGATCGTCGACCGGGCGGCGACCGCCGGCACGGTCGTCGACGTCGAGGACGGCCGGCGCGTGGGCGTGGGCATGGGCGTGAGCGGCGAGGGACCCGTCCAGCTCCCCGCGTTCGAGACCGTCGAGGAGATCACCGACGCGGCGATTCGGGACGGAATGGCCGACGACGGCGTCCGCAGCTACCTGCGCGACCTCGGCTTCTCACCGGAGGCGTACGATCCGCTCGCGAACCGGCTCCCCGATTCCCGGCTCACGAAACCGGAGGCCAAGCGGCTCCGGCTCGAGGCGGCGAGCGAACTCGAGCGGGAGGTCGGCAAGCGTCCTGCTCGAGCCTGA
- the thiM gene encoding hydroxyethylthiazole kinase, translated as MTDIDVTGAELAESLEAVGETEPLVQALTNEVTMNDVANLILHWGALPVMADSPGDAGEMAEAASAVLVNTGQVPDGKIDAMHEAVETANERGIPVVLDPVGVGSTPTRESVAEGLLSAAEFSIIKGNYGEISALAGVEAQVKGVESVGDYDEIERAARSLSDSTGAIVVASGVEDVVADADSAYRLAAGHEMLGEVVGTGCMLGATLAAFGGAVDDEHAAALHGTLAFGLAGERAAEMDYAGPASYRTNFHDAVYGFAADATADGDRDLEFDLEHRVERIV; from the coding sequence ATGACCGATATAGACGTAACCGGCGCGGAGCTCGCGGAATCGCTCGAGGCCGTCGGGGAGACCGAGCCGCTGGTCCAGGCGCTGACCAACGAGGTGACGATGAACGACGTCGCGAACCTGATCCTCCACTGGGGCGCGCTGCCGGTGATGGCCGACTCGCCCGGCGACGCAGGGGAGATGGCCGAGGCGGCGAGCGCCGTCCTCGTCAACACCGGGCAGGTGCCCGACGGAAAGATCGACGCGATGCACGAGGCCGTCGAGACGGCCAACGAGCGCGGGATTCCGGTCGTCCTCGATCCCGTCGGCGTCGGCTCGACCCCAACCCGCGAGTCGGTCGCCGAAGGGCTGCTCTCGGCGGCCGAGTTCTCGATCATCAAGGGTAACTACGGCGAGATCAGCGCCCTCGCGGGCGTCGAGGCCCAGGTCAAGGGCGTCGAATCCGTCGGCGACTACGATGAGATCGAGCGGGCGGCCCGCTCGCTGTCCGACTCCACGGGCGCGATCGTCGTCGCCTCGGGCGTCGAGGACGTCGTCGCCGACGCCGACAGCGCCTATCGGCTCGCGGCCGGTCACGAAATGCTCGGCGAGGTCGTCGGCACCGGCTGCATGCTCGGGGCGACCCTCGCCGCGTTCGGGGGAGCCGTCGACGACGAACACGCGGCGGCACTACACGGGACGCTCGCGTTCGGCCTCGCGGGCGAACGCGCCGCCGAGATGGATTACGCGGGACCGGCGAGCTACCGGACGAACTTCCACGACGCCGTGTACGGGTTCGCCGCCGACGCCACGGCGGACGGCGACCGCGACCTCGAGTTCGACCTCGAGCACCGCGTCGAACGAATCGTCTAG
- the thiE gene encoding thiamine phosphate synthase translates to MPRNAAEPSNWRTYLVTQESVSNGRSTLEIVREAIAGGIDVVQLREKETDARWRHELGLELRELTAEAGVDLIVNDRVDIAEAIDADGVHVGQSDLPVAVARDLLGPEAIVGCSAATVEQAHEAEAAGADYLGVGTIYGTTSKDVAEYKDGVGPERVAEIADAVSIPVVGIGGITAENAGPVVEAGAVGVSVISEITAAPDPRAATESLAEAVETAKGVGDGEGTE, encoded by the coding sequence ATGCCTCGGAACGCCGCGGAGCCGTCGAACTGGCGGACGTACCTCGTCACCCAGGAATCGGTCTCGAACGGGCGGTCGACCCTCGAGATCGTCCGCGAGGCGATCGCGGGCGGGATCGACGTCGTCCAGCTACGGGAGAAAGAAACCGACGCCCGATGGCGACACGAACTCGGCCTCGAGTTACGGGAGCTAACCGCCGAGGCGGGCGTCGACCTGATCGTCAACGACCGGGTCGACATCGCCGAGGCGATCGACGCCGACGGCGTCCACGTCGGCCAGTCCGACCTCCCCGTGGCTGTCGCCCGCGACCTGCTCGGGCCGGAGGCGATCGTCGGCTGTTCGGCCGCAACCGTCGAACAGGCCCACGAGGCCGAGGCGGCGGGCGCGGACTACCTCGGCGTCGGCACGATCTACGGCACCACCTCGAAGGACGTCGCCGAGTACAAGGACGGCGTCGGCCCCGAGCGGGTCGCCGAGATCGCCGACGCGGTGTCGATCCCGGTCGTCGGGATCGGCGGGATCACCGCCGAGAACGCAGGGCCGGTCGTCGAGGCCGGTGCGGTCGGCGTCTCCGTCATCTCCGAGATCACGGCCGCCCCGGACCCGCGGGCCGCGACGGAGTCGCTCGCCGAAGCCGTCGAAACCGCGAAGGGCGTGGGAGACGGAGAGGGAACGGAATGA
- a CDS encoding haloacid dehalogenase type II: MSFDPDRVSTVTFDSYSTLVDVDSVETALVEHDAVADVDTTSVSNTWRRRSMEYTLVGNALDRYESFYEVNRRALEYALAVHGIETTPDDRAEILSVYHDLEPFADVRPTLERLDEAGYDLYVLSNGSPEMLASMIDGAGIGDYVTDAISAHEVATFKPDPDLYRHAAGRTGTPIDRIAHVSALWFDVQGAVNAGMQGVWLDRQDRPWEPFGPEPDLVAEGLEGLAEVLEA, translated from the coding sequence ATGTCCTTCGACCCGGATCGCGTCAGCACGGTCACGTTCGACTCCTACAGCACGCTCGTCGACGTCGACTCCGTCGAGACCGCGCTCGTCGAACACGACGCCGTCGCCGACGTCGATACGACCTCCGTGTCGAACACCTGGCGGCGGCGGTCGATGGAGTACACCCTCGTCGGCAACGCCCTCGACCGCTACGAGTCGTTCTACGAGGTCAACCGCCGCGCCCTCGAGTACGCCCTCGCGGTTCACGGCATCGAGACGACGCCCGACGACCGCGCGGAGATCCTCTCGGTCTACCACGACCTCGAGCCGTTCGCGGACGTCCGGCCGACCCTCGAGCGCCTCGACGAGGCCGGCTACGACCTCTACGTCCTCTCGAACGGGTCGCCGGAGATGCTCGCGTCGATGATCGACGGGGCCGGAATCGGCGACTACGTCACGGACGCGATCAGCGCCCACGAGGTGGCGACGTTCAAGCCCGACCCCGACCTCTATCGCCACGCCGCCGGCCGGACGGGGACGCCGATCGATCGGATCGCCCACGTCTCGGCGCTGTGGTTCGACGTCCAGGGCGCGGTCAACGCGGGAATGCAGGGAGTCTGGCTCGATCGACAGGACCGCCCGTGGGAGCCGTTCGGGCCGGAACCGGACCTCGTCGCGGAGGGACTCGAGGGCCTCGCCGAAGTGCTCGAGGCCTGA
- a CDS encoding branched-chain amino acid ABC transporter permease: protein MGDVTDFTWEQWFGVLLLAGVGVLILDLLRRLAVGDLGASTLTTFLWRGLVDGLIVGLAAVGLSMTYSILRFANFSHGDLVTTGAFSGWTAVWVIGGLGAADLGSRLLLNADRSTSARALDVHVYAEPLAIVAGLVIAALVTILVALAIDRLVYRRMRDSGGIPLLIASVGVALVLRYLIVFLYGERTRGVVRSSPSVDHPLLFWTDGLVVHELIMVGSAVVLMVGLHVLLQYTKLGTAMRAMADNRDLALITGIPTERVILATWIIGAGLTGVAGYLIVLEQETLNFNTGWFLLLLIFAAVILGGIGSIYGAITGGLIIGLADNVMLVWISGDLTRVAAFTLMILILIFRPQGLFGGVETA from the coding sequence ATGGGGGATGTAACGGACTTCACGTGGGAGCAGTGGTTCGGCGTGCTCCTGCTCGCTGGTGTCGGGGTACTGATCTTGGACCTCCTCAGGCGGCTCGCGGTCGGCGACCTCGGTGCGTCGACGCTGACGACGTTCCTCTGGCGTGGGCTCGTCGACGGGCTGATCGTCGGACTCGCCGCGGTCGGGTTGTCCATGACCTACAGCATCCTTCGGTTCGCGAACTTCTCGCACGGCGATCTGGTCACGACGGGCGCGTTCTCCGGCTGGACGGCCGTCTGGGTGATCGGTGGGCTCGGGGCCGCGGATCTGGGCTCCCGGCTGCTGTTGAACGCCGATCGGAGTACCTCGGCGCGGGCACTCGACGTGCACGTCTACGCCGAACCGCTGGCCATCGTCGCCGGGCTGGTGATCGCGGCCCTCGTGACGATCCTCGTGGCGCTGGCGATCGACAGGCTGGTCTACAGGCGAATGCGCGATTCGGGCGGCATCCCGCTGCTGATCGCGAGCGTCGGGGTCGCGCTGGTGTTGCGGTACCTCATCGTGTTCCTGTACGGCGAACGGACCCGCGGAGTCGTCCGCAGTTCGCCGTCGGTTGATCACCCACTGCTGTTCTGGACGGACGGACTGGTCGTCCACGAACTCATCATGGTCGGCTCCGCGGTCGTCCTGATGGTCGGATTACACGTGCTGTTGCAGTACACGAAACTCGGGACGGCGATGCGGGCGATGGCCGACAACAGGGACCTGGCGCTGATCACCGGCATCCCGACCGAGCGAGTCATCCTGGCGACGTGGATCATCGGCGCGGGGCTGACCGGCGTCGCCGGCTACCTGATCGTCCTGGAGCAGGAGACGCTGAACTTCAACACGGGCTGGTTCCTCCTGCTTTTGATCTTCGCCGCGGTCATCCTCGGCGGGATCGGGTCGATCTACGGCGCGATCACGGGTGGGCTCATCATCGGCCTGGCGGACAACGTGATGCTCGTCTGGATCTCGGGTGATCTCACCCGCGTAGCCGCGTTCACGCTGATGATCCTCATCCTCATCTTCCGCCCGCAGGGGCTGTTCGGGGGTGTCGAGACGGCATGA